A single Vigna radiata var. radiata cultivar VC1973A chromosome 8, Vradiata_ver6, whole genome shotgun sequence DNA region contains:
- the LOC106771683 gene encoding transcription repressor OFP13-like, producing MKFFSRLKNNNTTNNHHRSSWPWPSCHQPRTLSFRATTASATTTTTTTTTPTHDIFKGSNSIAQTPDSFFTDSPNSDSFSTASDISHTVDSTETVIRGLRSDRLFFEPDPTSSLWEAKLATLPPFKNSVVFSMDSTHPYVDFRRSMEDMVATHSVRDWEDLEDLLCWFLKVNAENTHHYILRAFVDFLFSLALASSSSNAICSTTTTLSSLSSSSSSCTTRCTFCIEEELQHQHIS from the coding sequence ATGAAGTTCTTTTCTCGTCTCAAAAATAACAACACCACCAACAACCACCACAGATCCTCCTGGCCATGGCCCTCTTGCCACCAACCCAGAACCCTCTCATTCAGAGCTACCACCGCCagcgccaccaccaccacaaccaccaccaccactccCACTCATGACATTTTCAAAGGCTCCAACTCCATCGCTCAAACTCCGGACTCCTTCTTCACTGACTCACCTAACTCCGACAGTTTCTCCACTGCGTCCGACATATCCCACACCGTGGACTCCACCGAAACGGTTATTCGAGGCCTCCGCTCCGACCGCCTTTTCTTCGAACCGGACCCGACCAGCTCCTTATGGGAAGCGAAACTCGCCACCCTCCCACCCTTCAAAAACAGCGTGGTTTTCTCCATGGACTCCACGCACCCTTACGTGGATTTCCGCCGCTCCATGGAAGACATGGTGGCCACACACAGCGTCAGAGACTGGGAGGATCTCGAGGACCTTCTCTGCTGGTTCTTGAAGGTCAATGCAGAAAACACTCACCACTACATCCTCCGTGCTTTCGTCGATTTCTTGTTCTCTCTAGcacttgcttcttcttcttccaacgCCATTTGTAGTACCACCACcactctctcttctctctcttcttcttcttcctcttgcACCACTCGCTGCACTTTCTGTATCGAGGAAGAGCTTCAACACCAACACATTTCTTAA